The proteins below are encoded in one region of Nilaparvata lugens isolate BPH chromosome X, ASM1435652v1, whole genome shotgun sequence:
- the LOC111045799 gene encoding extensin-like isoform X1, whose translation MSGSDSTIGSDSTIGTDSNIGPDSTIRPVSTIGPVLTIEPASTIGPDSTIRPVSTIGTDSTIKPASTIEDRAPTPPHSLTTTKRQASSPPHPLPAMKRRAPSPPHQLPATEQKAPSPPHQLPATKRRSPSPPHQLPSPPHQLPSPQFLLPSPPKQLLATEQQAPSTPFQLPSPPFLLPSPPKQLLATEQQAPSTPFQLPSPPFQLPSPPHELLATKRRAPSPPFQLPSPPHQLPVTKQQAPSPPLQLPATKRRALSPPLQLPSPPHQLPATKRRVPSPLPATKQQAPSPPFQLPSPPHQLPATKQQAPSPPLQLPATKRRALSPPLQLPSPPHQLPATKRRAPSPLPATKQQAPSPPLQLPSPPHQLPATKQQAPSPPLQLPATKRRASSPPHQLPATKQQAPSPPLHLPATKWCSPTNQRGAETPPDRSPTNQSRPQTPPDQSPTPPRQPPPAEK comes from the exons ATGAGCGGATCAGATTCGACCATCGGATCAGATTCAACCATCGGAACTGATTCGAACATCGGGCCAGATTCGACCATCAGACCAGTTTCAACCATTGGACCAGTTTTGACCATCGAACCAGCATCGACCATCGGGCCAGATTCAACCATCCGACCTGTTTCAACCATCGGAACAGATTCGACCATCAAACCAGCATCGACCATCGAAGATCGAGCACCGACCCCACCGCACTCACTGACGACTACAAAAAGGCAAGCGTCTTCTCCGCCTCACCCACTGCCGGCAATGAAACGGCGTGCGCCGTCCCCGCCGCACCAGCTGCCGGCAACTGAACAGAAGGCGCCTTCACCGCCGCACCAACTGCCGGCAACAAAACGACGTTCGCCGTCCCCGCCGCACCAGCTGCCATCCCCGCCGCACCAACTGCCATCCCCGCAGTTCCTACTGCCATCCCCGCCGAAACAGCTGCTGGCAACTGAACAGCAGGCGCCTTCCACGCCGTTCCAACTGCCATCCCCGCCGTTCCTACTGCCATCCCCGCCAAAACAGCTGCTGGCAACTGAACAGCAGGCGCCTTCCACGCCGTTCCAACTGCCATCCCCGCCGTTCCAACTGCCATCCCCGCCACACGAGCTTCTTGCAACTAAACGGCGTGCCCCGTCACCGCCGTTCCAACTGCCGTCCCCACCGCACCAGCTGCCGGTAACTAAACAGCAG GCGCCTTCCCCGCCGCTCCAACTGCCGGCTACAAAACGGCGTGCGCTGTCCCCGCCGCTTCAACTGCCGTCCCCGCCGCACCAACTGCCGGCCACAAAACGGCGTGTGCCGTCTCCGCTGCCGGCAACTAAACAGCAGGCGCCTTCTCCGCCGTTCCAACTGCCGTCCCCACCGCACCAGCTGCCGGCAACTAAACAGCAGGCGCCTTCCCCGCCGCTCCAACTGCCGGCTACAAAACGGCGTGCGCTGTCCCCGCCGCTTCAACTGCCGTCCCCGCCGCACCAACTGCCTGCCACAAAACGGCGTGCGCCGTCCCCGCTCCCGGCAACTAAACAGCAGGCGCCTTCTCCGCCGCTTCAACTGCCATCCCCGCCGCACCAGCTTCCGGCAACTAAACAGCAGGCGCCTTCCCCGCCGCTCCAACTGCCGGCCACAAAACGGCGTGCGTCGTCCCCGCCGCACCAGCTTCCGGCAACTAAACAGCAGGCGCCTTCCCCGCCGCTCCATCTGCCGGCTACAAAATGGTGCTCGCCGACTAACCAACGCGGGGCGGAAACCCCCCCAGACCGGTCGCCGACCAACCAAAGCAGGCCGCAAACCCCTCCAGACCAATCGCCGACACCGCCACGCCAGCCGCCTCCGGCCGAAAAATAA
- the LOC111045799 gene encoding extensin-like isoform X2: MSGSDSTIGSDSTIGTDSNIGPDSTIRPVSTIGPVLTIEPASTIGPDSTIRPVSTIGTDSTIKPASTIEDRAPTPPHSLTTTKRQASSPPHPLPAMKRRAPSPPHQLPATEQKAPSPPHQLPATKRRSPSPPHQLPSPPHQLPSPQFLLPSPPKQLLATEQQAPSTPFQLPSPPFLLPSPPKQLLATEQQAPSTPFQLPSPPFQLPSPPHELLATKRRAPSPPFQLPSPPHQLPVTKQQAPSPPLQLPATKRRALSPPLQLPSPPHQLPATKRRVPSPLPATKQQAPSPPFQLPSPPHQLPATKQQAPSPPLQLPATKRRALSPPLQLPSPPHQLPATKRRAPSPLPATKQQAPSPPLQLPSPPHQLPATKQQAPSPPLQLPATKRRASSPPHQLPATKQQAPSPPLHLPATKWCSPTNQRGAETPPDRSPTNQSRPQTPPDQSPTPPRQPPPAEK; the protein is encoded by the exons ATGAGCGGATCAGATTCGACCATCGGATCAGATTCAACCATCGGAACTGATTCGAACATCGGGCCAGATTCGACCATCAGACCAGTTTCAACCATTGGACCAGTTTTGACCATCGAACCAGCATCGACCATCGGGCCAGATTCAACCATCCGACCTGTTTCAACCATCGGAACAGATTCGACCATCAAACCAGCATCGACCATCGAAGATCGAGCACCGACCCCACCGCACTCACTGACGACTACAAAAAGGCAAGCGTCTTCTCCGCCTCACCCACTGCCGGCAATGAAACGGCGTGCGCCGTCCCCGCCGCACCAGCTGCCGGCAACTGAACAGAAGGCGCCTTCACCGCCGCACCAACTGCCGGCAACAAAACGACGTTCGCCGTCCCCGCCGCACCAGCTGCCATCCCCGCCGCACCAACTGCCATCCCCGCAGTTCCTACTGCCATCCCCGCCGAAACAGCTGCTGGCAACTGAACAGCAGGCGCCTTCCACGCCGTTCCAACTGCCATCCCCGCCGTTCCTACTGCCATCCCCGCCAAAACAGCTGCTGGCAACTGAACAGCAGGCGCCTTCCACGCCGTTCCAACTGCCATCCCCGCCGTTCCAACTGCCATCCCCGCCACACGAGCTTCTTGCAACTAAACGGCGTGCCCCGTCACCGCCGTTCCAACTGCCGTCCCCACCGCACCAGCTGCCGGTAACTAAACAGCAGGCGC CTTCCCCGCCGCTCCAACTGCCGGCTACAAAACGGCGTGCGCTGTCCCCGCCGCTTCAACTGCCGTCCCCGCCGCACCAACTGCCGGCCACAAAACGGCGTGTGCCGTCTCCGCTGCCGGCAACTAAACAGCAGGCGCCTTCTCCGCCGTTCCAACTGCCGTCCCCACCGCACCAGCTGCCGGCAACTAAACAGCAGGCGCCTTCCCCGCCGCTCCAACTGCCGGCTACAAAACGGCGTGCGCTGTCCCCGCCGCTTCAACTGCCGTCCCCGCCGCACCAACTGCCTGCCACAAAACGGCGTGCGCCGTCCCCGCTCCCGGCAACTAAACAGCAGGCGCCTTCTCCGCCGCTTCAACTGCCATCCCCGCCGCACCAGCTTCCGGCAACTAAACAGCAGGCGCCTTCCCCGCCGCTCCAACTGCCGGCCACAAAACGGCGTGCGTCGTCCCCGCCGCACCAGCTTCCGGCAACTAAACAGCAGGCGCCTTCCCCGCCGCTCCATCTGCCGGCTACAAAATGGTGCTCGCCGACTAACCAACGCGGGGCGGAAACCCCCCCAGACCGGTCGCCGACCAACCAAAGCAGGCCGCAAACCCCTCCAGACCAATCGCCGACACCGCCACGCCAGCCGCCTCCGGCCGAAAAATAA